The Aeromicrobium senzhongii genome includes a window with the following:
- a CDS encoding prenyltransferase: protein MSPLGQVLASSRPLSWVNTAFPFGAAYLLAGGGPDALFWLGCLWFLIPYNLLMYGINDVFDYESDLRNPRKGGVEGVVLDRRVHRLTIWAAVVSNVPFVVLFAAVGSVASNLVLTISIFAVVAYSAPVLRFKERPFLDSITSSTHFVSPAVFGLALADARGHEVELGVTVVAALVGFFLWGVGSHAFGAVQDVTADRAADIGSIGTVLGARNTTWFALAAYLLAGVCLLALPWPATLAALLVLPYAANIAPFLSVTDETCEQANAGWRRFLWLNFLTGFLVTQLLIWISLR from the coding sequence GTGAGCCCTCTGGGACAGGTGCTGGCCTCGTCCCGTCCGCTGTCCTGGGTCAACACGGCGTTCCCGTTCGGTGCGGCCTACCTGCTGGCCGGGGGCGGGCCCGACGCCCTGTTCTGGCTGGGCTGCCTGTGGTTCCTGATCCCCTACAACCTGCTCATGTACGGAATCAACGACGTCTTCGACTACGAGTCCGACCTGCGCAACCCGCGCAAGGGCGGCGTCGAAGGTGTCGTCCTGGACCGCCGCGTCCACCGGCTCACCATCTGGGCCGCGGTGGTCTCGAACGTGCCGTTCGTCGTGCTGTTCGCCGCCGTCGGATCGGTCGCGTCCAATCTCGTCCTCACGATCAGCATCTTCGCCGTGGTGGCGTACTCGGCGCCGGTCCTGCGCTTCAAGGAGCGGCCCTTCCTGGACTCGATCACCTCCAGCACCCACTTCGTCAGCCCGGCGGTGTTCGGGCTGGCCCTGGCCGACGCCCGCGGTCACGAGGTCGAACTCGGTGTCACGGTCGTGGCCGCGCTCGTCGGCTTCTTCCTCTGGGGCGTCGGCTCCCACGCCTTCGGCGCCGTGCAGGACGTCACGGCCGATCGCGCGGCGGACATCGGCTCGATCGGCACGGTGCTGGGCGCCCGCAACACCACGTGGTTCGCGCTGGCGGCCTACCTGCTGGCGGGGGTGTGTCTGTTGGCGCTGCCGTGGCCCGCGACCCTGGCCGCGCTGCTGGTGCTGCCGTACGCCGCGAACATCGCTCCGTTCCTGTCGGTCACCGACGAGACGTGCGAGCAGGCGAATGCGGGCTGGCGCAGGTTCCTGTGGCTCAACTTCCTCACCGGCTTCCTGGTGACCCAGCTGCTGATCTGGATCAGCCTGCGCTGA
- a CDS encoding glycosyltransferase family 2 protein, whose protein sequence is MTRPRISVVIPVHDDAVELGACLRLLARQTVAPDEVVVVDNASTDASVEVALAYGARVVTEPRLGIPVAAACGYDAATGDVIARLDADSRPEPDWVAQIARAMSDPRVDAVTGPGRFHDLPAVLRPPAALVYLGAYFVLTYLALAHVPLWGSSMAVRRTSWQRVRDEVHRLDDVHDDMDLSFVLGPESVIRYDRGLRVGVSARSLRGWPQLRRRMGRAVTTLRLNWAVRPPWTRWQDRIRRISAG, encoded by the coding sequence GTGACCCGTCCTCGTATCTCCGTCGTGATCCCGGTCCACGACGACGCCGTCGAGCTCGGCGCCTGCCTGCGCCTGCTGGCCCGCCAGACCGTGGCGCCCGACGAGGTCGTCGTGGTCGACAACGCCAGCACCGACGCCTCGGTCGAGGTGGCGCTCGCGTACGGAGCACGTGTCGTGACCGAGCCCCGGCTCGGCATCCCCGTCGCCGCGGCGTGCGGCTACGATGCCGCGACCGGCGACGTCATCGCCCGCCTCGACGCCGACTCGCGCCCCGAGCCCGACTGGGTCGCCCAGATCGCGCGAGCCATGTCCGACCCCAGGGTCGACGCCGTCACGGGCCCCGGCCGGTTTCACGACCTGCCCGCCGTCCTGCGACCTCCCGCCGCACTCGTCTACCTGGGTGCCTACTTCGTGCTGACCTACCTCGCGCTGGCGCACGTGCCCCTGTGGGGCTCGAGCATGGCGGTGCGGCGCACCAGCTGGCAGCGGGTCCGCGACGAGGTGCACCGGCTCGACGACGTCCACGACGACATGGACCTGTCCTTCGTCCTCGGACCGGAGTCGGTGATCCGCTACGACCGCGGCCTGCGCGTCGGGGTGTCGGCCCGGTCCCTGCGCGGCTGGCCGCAGTTGCGGCGCAGGATGGGGCGGGCCGTCACGACGCTGCGGCTGAACTGGGCCGTCCGCCCCCCGTGGACGCGTTGGCAGGACCGGATCCGGCGGATCAGCGCAGGCTGA
- a CDS encoding lycopene cyclase domain-containing protein — MTYLQLATVFVAVTLPVLAVAVFVRRPDRRWWAATGLTALVLCVLTAVFDSIMIAADLFRFDESSLIGIHVGLAPIEDFAWPIAATVLVSALTLLLDRDEARA, encoded by the coding sequence ATGACCTACCTGCAACTGGCGACCGTCTTCGTCGCGGTGACCCTGCCTGTCCTGGCCGTCGCGGTGTTCGTCCGTCGTCCGGATCGGCGCTGGTGGGCCGCGACCGGCCTGACCGCCCTGGTTCTGTGCGTGCTGACCGCCGTCTTCGACAGCATCATGATCGCTGCGGACCTGTTCCGTTTCGACGAGTCGTCCCTCATCGGCATCCACGTGGGACTCGCGCCGATCGAGGACTTCGCGTGGCCGATCGCGGCGACCGTCCTCGTGTCGGCGCTGACGCTGCTGCTCGACCGCGACGAGGCACGGGCGTGA
- a CDS encoding DUF3566 domain-containing protein produces MTDQKPGDGQQNGTPQNGTQPNGAKSNGVQPKAKSNGTGPTVSARRPLSKAEYARTTKAAPDVTAVIPAVRDDQPAPGDAKAPPTGDDRPTQTFKAVPREAPEKKPAPKPQQKADQSAPKQQPKARPTESKKPAAPAAAAGAAAAAASAPTAPAPKAPAPVVPRPGEPKPAPVTKTAPAAPSKPAAKSTPSTSSTTSSAPAAESATTRSAQLKVKHVDPWSVTKMAFVVSVSLMVVSVVAVTVFWLVMQITGVWGSLNDSVSNVLADDASGFDVTDYLGFGRVVGLTLLVSSLNVIFMSALATIAAHLYNLAAGILGGIEVTFGERR; encoded by the coding sequence GTGACTGACCAGAAGCCCGGCGACGGCCAGCAGAACGGCACGCCACAGAACGGCACTCAGCCGAACGGTGCGAAGTCCAACGGTGTGCAGCCCAAGGCCAAGTCGAACGGCACGGGTCCGACGGTCTCGGCACGCCGTCCATTGAGCAAGGCCGAGTACGCCCGCACGACGAAGGCGGCCCCCGACGTCACGGCGGTGATCCCGGCGGTGCGTGACGACCAGCCGGCCCCCGGTGACGCCAAGGCGCCACCGACCGGAGACGACCGTCCCACACAGACGTTCAAGGCCGTCCCGCGTGAGGCACCGGAGAAGAAGCCGGCGCCCAAGCCGCAGCAGAAGGCGGACCAGTCCGCCCCGAAGCAGCAGCCGAAGGCCCGGCCGACCGAGTCCAAGAAGCCGGCCGCCCCTGCCGCGGCCGCCGGTGCCGCAGCTGCGGCCGCGAGCGCGCCCACCGCTCCCGCGCCGAAGGCCCCGGCTCCCGTGGTCCCCCGCCCGGGCGAGCCGAAGCCCGCTCCGGTGACGAAGACGGCGCCGGCCGCGCCGAGCAAGCCTGCTGCCAAGAGCACGCCGAGTACGTCCTCGACCACGTCGTCGGCCCCGGCCGCGGAGTCGGCCACGACCCGCTCGGCCCAGCTCAAGGTCAAGCACGTCGACCCCTGGAGCGTCACCAAGATGGCGTTCGTCGTCTCGGTGTCCCTGATGGTCGTCAGCGTCGTCGCGGTGACGGTGTTCTGGCTCGTCATGCAGATCACCGGCGTGTGGGGCTCGCTGAACGACAGCGTCTCCAACGTGCTCGCCGACGACGCCTCGGGCTTCGACGTCACCGACTACCTCGGCTTCGGCCGGGTCGTGGGCCTGACGCTGTTGGTCTCGAGCCTCAACGTGATCTTCATGTCCGCCCTGGCCACGATCGCTGCTCACCTGTACAACCTCGCCGCCGGGATTCTGGGCGGAATCGAGGTCACGTTCGGCGAACGCCGCTGA
- the gyrA gene encoding DNA gyrase subunit A, with product MQRSYIDYAMSVIVSRALPDVRDGLKPVHRRVLYAMYDGGYRPDRGFNKCSRIVGDVMGQYHPHGDSAIYDTLVRLAQPWVMRAPMISGQGNFGSPGDDPAAAMRYTECKLAPIAMEMVKDIDEETVDFKANYDGRSQEPTVLPARIPNLLVNGSAGIAVGMATNIPPHNLREVAEGVQWALEHPEASREELLEALLERIKGPDFPTDGLIVGTSGIEDMYRTGRGSVPMRAVVSIEEDTKGRMQLVVTELPYQVNPDGLMRKIADLAQSGRVQGISDLRDESSDRAGRRIVIEIRRDAVARVVLNNLYKHTDLQTNFSANMLAIVDDVPRTLTLDGFISHWITHQISVIRRRTEYRLRKAEERAHILRGLVKALDLLDDVIALIRRSPTVDEARQGLMELLDIDELQATAILDMQLRRLAALERQKIIDDLAAIEQEIAAYKLILASEARQREIVGEELAVIVDKYGDDRRTKIIAADGDLSDEDLIPDEDLVVTITKGGYAKRTKTDLYRVQNRGGKGVRGASLRGEDVVEHVFSTTAHHWILFFTTAGRVYRAKAYHLPEGGRDARGGHVAGLLAFQPDEEIAQVLAIRDYEQAPYLVLATKRGLVKKTRLTDYNSPRQAGVIAINFRDEDDELVGAELVSPEDDILLISRKAQSIRFRADDEQLRPMGRATSGVTGMKFRDDDSLLSMTVIKAGADEEGKDDESQQLYVFTVTDGGFAKKTRIDEYRVQGRGGLGIKAMQITESRGELVGGLVLRDDDDVISVTEHGQITRSLVSGVPVKGRGTMGVSFVKFKGNDRVVTIARNTDLTVEDAAEPAEESNTSGDDSD from the coding sequence ATGGGTCAGTACCACCCGCACGGCGACTCGGCGATCTACGACACCCTCGTGCGTCTCGCGCAGCCGTGGGTGATGCGGGCGCCGATGATCAGCGGCCAGGGCAACTTCGGCTCGCCGGGCGACGATCCCGCGGCCGCCATGCGGTACACCGAGTGCAAGCTCGCGCCGATCGCCATGGAGATGGTCAAGGACATCGACGAGGAGACCGTCGACTTCAAGGCCAACTACGACGGCCGCTCGCAGGAGCCGACCGTCCTGCCGGCGCGCATCCCGAACCTGCTGGTCAACGGCTCGGCCGGCATCGCGGTCGGCATGGCCACGAACATCCCGCCGCACAACCTGCGCGAGGTCGCCGAGGGCGTCCAGTGGGCGCTCGAGCACCCCGAGGCCTCCCGCGAGGAGCTCCTCGAGGCCCTGCTGGAGCGCATCAAGGGCCCCGACTTCCCGACTGACGGCCTGATCGTCGGCACCAGCGGCATCGAGGACATGTACCGCACGGGTCGCGGCTCGGTCCCGATGCGCGCCGTGGTCAGCATCGAGGAGGACACCAAGGGACGGATGCAGCTCGTCGTCACCGAGCTGCCCTACCAGGTGAACCCGGACGGCCTGATGCGCAAGATCGCCGACCTCGCCCAGAGCGGCCGGGTCCAGGGCATCAGCGACCTGCGCGACGAGTCCAGCGATCGCGCCGGCCGCCGCATCGTCATCGAGATCCGCCGCGACGCCGTGGCGCGGGTCGTGCTGAACAACCTCTACAAGCACACCGACCTGCAGACGAACTTCAGCGCGAACATGCTGGCGATCGTCGATGACGTGCCGCGCACGTTGACCCTCGACGGGTTCATCTCGCACTGGATCACCCACCAGATCAGCGTCATCCGGCGCCGCACCGAGTACCGCCTGCGCAAGGCCGAGGAGCGCGCCCACATCCTGCGCGGCCTGGTCAAGGCCCTCGACCTGCTCGACGACGTCATCGCGCTGATCCGGCGCAGCCCCACCGTCGACGAGGCGCGCCAGGGTCTGATGGAGCTGCTCGACATCGACGAGCTCCAGGCCACCGCCATCCTCGACATGCAGTTGCGTCGTCTGGCCGCCCTCGAGCGCCAGAAGATCATCGACGACCTCGCCGCCATCGAGCAGGAGATCGCCGCCTACAAGCTGATCCTGGCCAGCGAGGCCCGCCAGCGCGAGATCGTCGGCGAGGAACTGGCCGTCATCGTCGACAAGTATGGCGACGACCGACGCACCAAGATCATCGCCGCCGACGGCGACCTGTCCGACGAGGACCTCATCCCCGACGAGGACCTGGTCGTCACGATCACCAAGGGCGGCTACGCCAAGCGCACCAAGACCGATCTGTACCGGGTCCAGAACCGTGGCGGCAAGGGCGTGCGCGGGGCCTCGCTGCGCGGCGAGGACGTCGTCGAGCACGTGTTCTCCACGACGGCCCACCACTGGATCCTGTTCTTCACCACGGCCGGCCGGGTCTACCGTGCCAAGGCGTACCACCTGCCCGAGGGCGGCCGTGACGCCCGCGGCGGCCACGTCGCCGGCCTGCTGGCGTTCCAGCCGGACGAGGAGATCGCCCAGGTCCTGGCCATCCGCGACTACGAGCAGGCGCCGTACCTGGTGCTCGCCACCAAGCGCGGCCTGGTCAAGAAGACCCGCCTCACGGACTACAACAGCCCGCGCCAGGCCGGCGTCATCGCGATCAACTTCCGCGACGAGGACGACGAGCTGGTCGGTGCCGAGCTGGTCTCGCCCGAGGACGACATCCTGCTGATCAGCCGCAAGGCGCAGTCGATCCGCTTCCGGGCCGACGACGAGCAGCTGCGTCCGATGGGCCGCGCGACGTCCGGCGTCACGGGCATGAAGTTCCGCGACGACGACTCGCTGCTGTCGATGACCGTCATCAAGGCGGGCGCCGACGAGGAGGGCAAGGACGACGAGAGCCAGCAGCTCTACGTCTTCACCGTCACCGACGGCGGCTTCGCCAAGAAGACGCGCATCGACGAGTACCGCGTCCAGGGACGTGGCGGTCTGGGCATCAAGGCCATGCAGATCACCGAGTCCCGTGGGGAGCTGGTGGGTGGATTGGTCCTGCGTGACGACGATGACGTCATCAGCGTGACCGAGCACGGCCAGATCACGCGAAGCCTCGTGTCCGGTGTTCCTGTGAAGGGACGTGGCACGATGGGAGTGAGTTTCGTGAAGTTCAAGGGGAACGATCGGGTCGTGACCATCGCGCGCAACACCGATCTGACCGTCGAGGACGCCGCGGAGCCGGCCGAGGAGTCGAACACGAGTGGGGACGACAGTGACTGA